From a region of the Fischerella sp. JS2 genome:
- the folP gene encoding dihydropteroate synthase gives MTTNLIIRDRCFEWGRRTYLMGVLNVTPDSFSDGGEFNAIASALAQAQTLQAAGADMIDIGGQSTRPGAEQISVAEELDRVLPVLQVLRPEISLPISVDTTRSEVAIAAREAGVDIVNDISGGMFDPEMLPSVAKLGVPIILMHMRGTPQTMQKMTDYQDLIGEIGNFFSERIATAIATGIDQQKIIIDPGIGFAKNYEQNLEIFRRLPELRKLSCPILVGPSRKSFIGRILNQPDPKARVWGTAAACCAAIFAGADILRVHDVKQMHDICLVADAIFRQS, from the coding sequence ATGACAACCAACTTGATTATTCGCGATCGCTGTTTCGAGTGGGGACGGCGGACTTATTTGATGGGCGTTTTAAATGTTACGCCTGATAGTTTTAGTGATGGTGGCGAATTTAATGCGATCGCTTCTGCTTTAGCCCAGGCGCAGACGCTCCAAGCAGCTGGGGCAGATATGATCGATATCGGCGGTCAATCAACCCGGCCTGGGGCAGAACAAATTTCTGTGGCTGAAGAACTCGACCGTGTTTTGCCAGTGTTACAGGTCTTACGCCCGGAAATTTCTCTACCAATTTCTGTAGATACCACACGCTCAGAAGTAGCGATCGCTGCACGAGAAGCAGGTGTAGATATAGTTAATGATATTTCGGGAGGCATGTTTGACCCAGAAATGCTACCATCTGTAGCCAAGTTGGGCGTACCAATTATATTAATGCATATGCGTGGAACCCCCCAAACTATGCAAAAAATGACTGATTATCAAGATTTAATCGGAGAAATTGGCAATTTTTTCTCAGAACGAATTGCAACAGCAATAGCTACAGGTATTGATCAACAAAAAATTATCATCGATCCTGGCATTGGTTTTGCCAAGAACTACGAGCAAAATTTAGAAATTTTTCGCCGCTTGCCAGAATTACGAAAGCTGAGTTGTCCGATTTTGGTAGGACCATCGCGTAAAAGTTTTATTGGCCGTATCTTAAACCAACCAGACCCGAAAGCTCGTGTCTGGGGAACGGCAGCAGCATGTTGTGCTGCTATCTTTGCAGGAGCTGATATCCTCCGAGTTCACGATGTCAAACAAATGCATGATATTTGCTTAGTTGCAGATGCAATTTTTCGACAGTCGTGA
- the ppsA gene encoding phosphoenolpyruvate synthase codes for MSTVIKQTSELTTKERSLILWFNEIGINDIQLVGGKNASLGEMIQQLTPKGVNVPMGFATTAYAYRYFIESARLETRLRELFADLDVDNVNNLRERGKKARSLLIHTPFPSELRDAIAQAYQSLCQQYYVDTDVAVRSSATAEDLPDASFAGQQETYLNVTTTAGVLAACHKCFASLFTDRAISYRHIKGFDHFNIALAVGVQKMVRSDLASAGVMFTIETETGFKDAALITAAYGLGENVVQGAVNPDEYYVFKPTLKAGFRSIIDKKLGSKELKMIYDDGSKFTKNVLVTTSEKNKFALTDDEILQLGRWACLIEDHYSQVNSVYTPMDIEWAKDGITNELFVVQARPETVQSQKSQNLLRTYKLRLRDGEVGSWGGEDKLSPHHPITSTLREAACASTPHPLVTGRAVGSAISQGKARVISEVSKIDQFQPGEVLVTDRTDPDWEPIMKRASAIITNSGGRTCHAAIIARELGVPAIVGCGNATEVIKTGQEVTISCAEGEEGKVYPGLLPFDVQEVALEDLPRTRTQIFMNVGNPQEAFSLSAIPNDGVGLARTEFIIANHIQTHPMALIKYDQVKDQFVKEKIAEITALYDDKPQYFVDKLAQGIGRIAAAFYPKPVIVRMSDFKSNEYANLLGGRQFEPKEENPMLGWRGAARYYDQGYREGFALECQAIKRVREEMGLVNIIPMIPFCRTPDEGRLVLAEMAKNGLKQGENGLQVYVMCELPNNVIMAEEFAEVFDGFSIGSNDLTQLTLGIDRDSALVARLFDERSQGVKRMVKMAIAAAKKHNRKIGICGQAPSDYPEFAQFLVEQGIDSISLNPDSVLKTMLEVAKVEG; via the coding sequence GTGTCTACAGTTATAAAACAAACTTCTGAGTTAACTACCAAAGAACGATCGCTCATTCTCTGGTTCAATGAAATTGGTATTAATGACATACAGCTAGTTGGTGGAAAAAATGCATCTTTGGGTGAGATGATTCAGCAGTTAACACCCAAGGGTGTGAATGTGCCAATGGGGTTTGCTACCACTGCTTATGCTTATCGCTATTTCATTGAGTCTGCTAGGTTAGAAACACGGTTGCGCGAATTGTTTGCTGACTTAGATGTTGATAATGTTAATAACTTGCGGGAACGAGGTAAAAAAGCGCGATCGCTACTGATACACACACCATTTCCATCAGAATTACGAGATGCGATCGCCCAAGCATACCAATCTCTGTGTCAACAGTACTACGTAGATACAGATGTAGCGGTTCGTTCTAGCGCTACCGCCGAAGATTTACCCGATGCTAGTTTTGCTGGACAGCAAGAAACCTACCTCAATGTCACCACAACTGCGGGAGTTTTAGCAGCTTGTCATAAATGCTTTGCTTCTTTATTTACTGATCGGGCTATTTCTTATCGTCACATTAAAGGTTTTGATCACTTTAACATCGCTCTCGCCGTCGGTGTACAGAAAATGGTGCGTTCTGATTTAGCATCTGCTGGGGTAATGTTCACCATCGAAACTGAGACAGGTTTTAAAGATGCAGCACTAATTACAGCTGCCTATGGTTTAGGAGAAAATGTTGTCCAAGGGGCAGTGAATCCTGATGAATATTATGTTTTTAAACCAACATTAAAAGCAGGATTCCGCTCAATTATTGATAAAAAATTGGGTAGCAAAGAATTAAAAATGATTTATGATGATGGCTCTAAATTTACTAAAAATGTCCTAGTTACAACTAGCGAAAAAAATAAATTTGCCCTTACAGATGATGAGATTTTGCAACTAGGGCGTTGGGCCTGTTTGATAGAAGACCATTATTCCCAAGTTAACAGTGTCTACACTCCAATGGACATTGAGTGGGCAAAAGATGGCATTACCAACGAATTATTTGTTGTACAAGCGCGTCCAGAAACAGTGCAATCTCAGAAAAGTCAGAATTTGTTGCGGACTTATAAACTCCGATTGAGAGATGGGGAGGTTGGGAGTTGGGGAGGTGAAGACAAACTTTCACCCCATCACCCCATCACCTCTACCCTACGGGAAGCCGCTTGCGCGTCTACACCTCATCCTCTGGTAACAGGACGCGCTGTTGGTTCGGCTATTAGTCAAGGTAAAGCACGAGTCATTTCCGAAGTTAGTAAAATTGACCAATTCCAACCAGGGGAAGTTTTAGTAACAGATAGAACTGACCCCGACTGGGAACCAATTATGAAGCGCGCTAGTGCAATTATCACAAATTCTGGGGGACGCACCTGTCACGCCGCAATTATTGCTAGAGAACTTGGTGTACCTGCTATTGTCGGATGTGGTAATGCTACGGAAGTGATCAAAACTGGTCAAGAGGTGACGATTTCTTGTGCTGAAGGAGAAGAAGGAAAAGTTTACCCAGGTTTACTACCTTTTGATGTGCAAGAAGTTGCTTTGGAAGACTTGCCTCGTACTCGCACCCAAATTTTCATGAATGTGGGTAATCCCCAGGAAGCTTTTAGTTTATCTGCTATTCCCAACGATGGGGTTGGTTTGGCACGGACTGAATTTATAATTGCCAATCATATTCAAACTCATCCGATGGCATTAATTAAATATGACCAAGTAAAAGACCAATTTGTCAAAGAAAAAATAGCAGAAATCACTGCTCTTTACGATGACAAACCGCAGTATTTTGTTGATAAATTAGCGCAAGGTATTGGCAGAATTGCAGCAGCATTTTATCCCAAGCCAGTAATTGTGAGAATGTCAGATTTTAAGAGTAATGAGTATGCAAATTTACTCGGTGGTAGACAATTTGAACCCAAAGAAGAAAACCCTATGCTGGGTTGGCGGGGGGCAGCACGCTATTATGATCAAGGGTATCGCGAAGGCTTTGCTTTAGAGTGTCAGGCAATCAAAAGAGTCCGGGAAGAAATGGGTTTAGTGAACATTATTCCCATGATTCCTTTTTGTCGCACTCCTGATGAAGGACGGTTAGTGTTGGCAGAAATGGCAAAAAATGGTCTAAAACAGGGTGAGAATGGATTGCAAGTTTATGTAATGTGCGAATTACCTAATAATGTCATAATGGCCGAGGAGTTTGCTGAGGTATTTGATGGTTTTTCGATTGGTTCTAATGATCTAACTCAGTTAACGCTAGGAATAGACAGAGATTCAGCGTTAGTAGCACGGTTGTTTGATGAACGCAGTCAGGGGGTAAAGCGAATGGTGAAAATGGCGATCGCAGCTGCGAAAAAGCATAATCGCAAAATAGGTATTTGCGGACAAGCGCCTAGTGATTACCCAGAATTTGCTCAGTTTTTGGTGGAACAAGGAATTGATTCAATAAGTCTCAATCCTGATTCTGTGCTAAAGACCATGCTAGAAGTGGCGAAAGTAGAGGGAT
- a CDS encoding tellurite resistance TerB family protein: MGKYDKFFESEEVLEESLTPNEAVAAVAVVTAIADSSIEDVDADLLTDILWGFEVFDEYSDDELLEMIDKLLALAEDEGVGTLFNTAYESLDDELIPDAFAAGVSMLVDEEELRIPRGKTTLLKKLQQALELEDEEAKEIVDEVIAAFEEAEDEEELLDEDNEPLLESMSSQQIYESPAGNFVVPVPSRLQQGAKIDTQEGVVTFSDDLGSLFRIDYSPLPTQQMDDMEAVGQEEYLRSILLNKYVPSAIASNLPDASVDNTEYLPDVLEGAYFALVNMPEGSTVPKTGNNGTAVKCDAYRGLLVFIDGDFLYIVSSQRSFCDGETPKSVKQEAQNLKQQIISFVDTIEFT; the protein is encoded by the coding sequence ATGGGTAAGTACGACAAATTTTTTGAATCAGAAGAGGTATTGGAAGAATCACTCACTCCCAATGAAGCAGTCGCAGCAGTCGCTGTTGTGACTGCAATTGCTGATTCTTCCATAGAAGATGTGGATGCAGATCTATTAACGGATATTCTCTGGGGATTTGAGGTTTTTGACGAATATTCCGATGATGAATTACTAGAAATGATCGATAAACTTCTAGCGCTTGCTGAAGATGAAGGAGTCGGAACACTTTTTAATACTGCTTATGAATCCTTGGATGATGAATTAATACCAGATGCCTTTGCTGCGGGGGTGAGTATGCTGGTAGATGAAGAAGAATTGCGTATCCCCAGGGGGAAAACAACTCTACTCAAAAAACTACAACAAGCCTTAGAACTAGAAGATGAAGAAGCAAAGGAAATTGTAGACGAGGTTATTGCTGCTTTTGAAGAAGCAGAAGACGAAGAAGAATTACTAGATGAAGACAACGAACCATTACTAGAATCAATGTCTAGCCAGCAAATATATGAGTCACCTGCTGGTAATTTTGTAGTCCCTGTTCCATCTCGCCTGCAACAAGGTGCTAAGATTGATACCCAAGAAGGAGTAGTGACTTTTTCTGATGATCTTGGTTCCTTATTCCGAATCGATTATAGCCCCTTGCCTACTCAACAAATGGATGACATGGAAGCTGTGGGACAGGAGGAATATTTAAGGTCTATTCTTTTGAACAAGTATGTACCTAGTGCGATCGCATCTAATTTACCAGATGCTTCTGTGGATAACACGGAATATCTACCAGATGTATTAGAGGGTGCTTACTTTGCATTAGTAAATATGCCTGAAGGTTCAACAGTTCCCAAAACCGGAAACAATGGTACTGCCGTTAAATGTGATGCCTATCGAGGACTGTTAGTATTTATTGATGGAGACTTTTTGTATATAGTCAGTAGCCAACGCAGTTTTTGTGATGGTGAAACTCCCAAGAGTGTCAAACAAGAAGCCCAAAATCTTAAGCAGCAGATTATCAGTTTCGTGGATACTATCGAGTTTACTTAG
- the tpiA gene encoding triose-phosphate isomerase, translating to MRKIVIAGNWKMFKTQAESQEFLQGFLPTLEDTPQDREVVLCVPFTDLNLLSKSLHGSRVQLGAQNVHWEDSGAYTGEISGLMLQEIGVRYVIVGHSERRQYFGETDETVNLRLKAAQKHGLTPILCVGETKQQRDAGETESLIISQLETDLVNINQSNLVIAYEPIWAIGTGDTCEASEANRVIGVIRKQLKNPDVPIQYGGSVKPNNIDEIMAQPEIDGVLVGGASLEPASFARIVNYK from the coding sequence GTGCGGAAAATAGTAATTGCCGGAAACTGGAAAATGTTCAAAACCCAGGCAGAGTCCCAGGAGTTTTTACAAGGATTTCTGCCTACCTTAGAAGATACCCCCCAAGATAGAGAAGTGGTATTGTGTGTACCTTTTACTGATTTAAATCTTTTATCTAAAAGTTTGCATGGTAGCCGTGTACAACTGGGGGCGCAAAATGTCCATTGGGAAGACAGTGGTGCCTATACGGGTGAAATTTCCGGACTGATGTTGCAAGAAATCGGGGTACGCTATGTAATTGTCGGTCACAGTGAACGACGACAGTATTTTGGGGAAACGGATGAAACCGTCAATTTACGCCTGAAAGCTGCTCAAAAGCATGGTTTGACCCCGATTTTGTGTGTAGGCGAAACCAAACAACAACGAGATGCGGGGGAAACAGAATCACTGATTATCAGCCAACTAGAAACAGACTTAGTGAATATCAATCAGAGTAATTTGGTAATTGCTTACGAACCGATTTGGGCGATTGGTACTGGTGATACCTGTGAAGCCAGTGAAGCCAATCGAGTCATCGGTGTTATTCGCAAGCAATTAAAAAACCCTGATGTGCCGATTCAATATGGCGGTTCAGTCAAACCGAATAATATTGATGAAATTATGGCTCAGCCAGAAATCGATGGCGTGTTGGTGGGAGGAGCAAGTCTAGAACCTGCAAGTTTTGCCCGAATTGTGAATTACAAGTGA